In Rhodobacter sp. 24-YEA-8, the following are encoded in one genomic region:
- a CDS encoding isochorismate synthase MenF, with product MTVTARTAAIRDATSPAGATPAGDTADFLISGPRHTMALGPARRHLPPGPLVSLPARSEAFFAAGHDGPKLLAGALPYDREATDCLFQPGSVLDMPAAPVAMVAPQAGMRIRAEPSPRQYREAVAAAVRRISEGEFSKIVLSRSLVLTSERPHDPGLLLQMLRQDGLATLFSVPLPPRQAGVPHRLIGATPELLVEKRGGLVASHPLAGSARRAADPARDRAAGEALLRSDKDLREHAMAAEMVLDTLAPFCARLAAPEGVTLSATARMWHLGTRIEGVLRDASTPCATLLAALHPTPAVCGLPRDAADAAIPGLEGYARGFYAGAVGWLEAGGDGCWYLALRCAGIEGNEARLYAGAGIVRGSDPQAEEAETHAKFLAMLAAFGQDGEIIIGD from the coding sequence ATGACTGTCACCGCCCGTACTGCTGCCATTCGTGACGCAACCAGCCCCGCTGGTGCGACGCCCGCCGGAGATACGGCTGATTTCCTGATTTCCGGCCCGCGCCATACAATGGCGCTTGGCCCCGCGCGGCGCCATCTGCCGCCAGGGCCGCTGGTGAGCCTGCCTGCGCGGTCTGAGGCGTTTTTTGCCGCCGGTCATGACGGGCCGAAGCTGCTGGCCGGAGCGCTGCCCTATGATCGCGAGGCGACGGATTGCCTGTTCCAGCCCGGTTCGGTGCTCGACATGCCGGCGGCGCCGGTCGCGATGGTCGCGCCGCAGGCCGGGATGCGGATCCGGGCCGAGCCTTCTCCGCGTCAGTACCGCGAGGCGGTCGCGGCGGCGGTCAGGCGCATTTCCGAAGGGGAATTCTCGAAAATCGTGCTCTCGCGCAGCCTGGTGCTGACGTCAGAGCGTCCGCATGACCCCGGGCTTTTGTTGCAGATGCTGCGCCAGGACGGGTTGGCGACGCTGTTCTCTGTTCCGCTGCCCCCACGTCAGGCCGGGGTGCCGCATCGGCTGATCGGGGCCACGCCGGAATTGCTTGTGGAAAAACGCGGGGGCCTTGTGGCCTCGCATCCGCTGGCGGGATCGGCGCGGCGCGCGGCAGACCCGGCGCGCGACCGTGCGGCGGGCGAGGCGCTTTTGCGATCCGACAAAGACCTGCGCGAACATGCGATGGCGGCGGAAATGGTGCTGGATACGCTGGCGCCATTCTGTGCGCGCCTTGCCGCCCCCGAGGGTGTGACGCTCAGCGCGACCGCGCGGATGTGGCATCTGGGCACCCGGATCGAGGGTGTACTGCGCGACGCCTCCACCCCTTGCGCAACGCTTCTGGCCGCGCTGCATCCGACGCCCGCCGTTTGCGGCCTGCCGCGCGACGCGGCCGACGCGGCGATCCCCGGACTTGAGGGCTATGCGCGGGGCTTTTATGCTGGCGCGGTCGGCTGGCTTGAGGCGGGTGGCGACGGGTGCTGGTATCTTGCGCTGCGCTGCGCCGGGATCGAAGGCAACGAGGCGCGGCTTTACGCCGGCGCGGGCATCGTGCGCGGCTCTGATCCTCAGGCCGAAGAGGCCGAAACCCATGCCAAATTTCTGGCAATGCTGGCTGCTTTCGGGCAGGACGGCGAGATCATCATCGGGGACTGA
- a CDS encoding GNAT family N-acetyltransferase, with protein MTSGLATRTFDTKRFTMRALVRSDTAALYGTLSDEAQCRYMSQPHFTSPEALADWLTDSEWPGRTWVAIDKTDGTLAGRFVAFPGRDAGVLELGYITIAERQGHGVATECVTALVDHLFSEGDYRRLYAEIDAENEASVRLIERLGFTREAYLRQHEVTHKGLCDLVIYGLLRDEWTGAVK; from the coding sequence ATGACTTCCGGCCTTGCCACCAGGACATTCGACACAAAGCGTTTCACGATGCGGGCGCTTGTGCGCTCCGATACGGCCGCTCTTTACGGGACGCTTTCTGACGAAGCCCAGTGCCGATACATGTCGCAGCCGCATTTCACCTCTCCGGAGGCCCTGGCCGACTGGCTGACAGACAGCGAATGGCCCGGACGGACATGGGTGGCCATAGACAAGACAGATGGCACGCTCGCTGGTCGCTTTGTCGCCTTCCCGGGGCGCGACGCGGGGGTGCTTGAGCTGGGCTATATCACTATAGCAGAGCGTCAGGGGCATGGTGTCGCGACAGAATGCGTGACGGCGCTGGTGGATCACCTCTTCTCCGAGGGGGACTATCGCCGCCTCTATGCGGAAATTGACGCCGAAAACGAAGCCTCGGTGCGGCTCATTGAACGTCTCGGCTTCACCCGCGAAGCTTACCTGCGTCAGCACGAAGTCACGCATAAAGGCCTGTGCGACCTGGTGATATACGGGCTTTTGCGCGATGAATGGACCGGCGCGGTAAAATAA
- a CDS encoding ABC transporter ATP-binding protein, producing MAQVHLKNVKKSYGALDVVHSINLSIAEGEFVVLVGPSGCGKSTTLRMVAGLEDISGGEILIGDRVVNDLPPRERNLAMVFQNYALYPHMTVRENLGFSLKIAKKSQAEINKAVDEAAEILALTPLLDRKPGALSGGQRQRVAMGRAIVRHPDVFLFDEPLSNLDAKLRTQMRVEIKKLHQKVGSTVIYVTHDQIEAMTLADRIVIMRDGHIVQVGTPLDVFENPVNTFVATFIGSPPMNLLSGVVKGDQLGLSDGTVIPLPPGVKLADGRRVQLGIRADNIMPEGHALPPTAHMAHVDMKVTLSEPLGTETVVYAQLAGSEIQAKMLNPRPLVPGEVLRFGIALDKCHLFDADTGLNLKA from the coding sequence ATGGCCCAGGTCCATCTGAAAAACGTCAAGAAAAGCTATGGCGCGCTGGATGTCGTGCATTCGATCAACCTCTCGATTGCCGAGGGCGAGTTTGTCGTCCTCGTCGGCCCCTCGGGCTGCGGCAAATCGACGACCTTGCGCATGGTTGCGGGGCTCGAAGATATTTCCGGCGGTGAGATCCTGATCGGCGACCGCGTCGTCAACGACCTGCCCCCGCGCGAGCGGAACCTCGCGATGGTGTTCCAGAACTATGCGCTCTACCCGCATATGACGGTGCGCGAAAATCTCGGCTTTTCGCTGAAAATCGCGAAGAAATCGCAGGCGGAAATCAATAAGGCGGTGGATGAGGCGGCTGAAATTCTCGCGCTGACGCCTTTGCTGGATCGCAAACCCGGCGCGCTTTCCGGTGGCCAGCGCCAGCGTGTCGCCATGGGTCGCGCCATCGTGCGCCACCCGGATGTGTTCCTCTTTGACGAGCCGCTCTCCAATCTGGACGCCAAACTGCGCACCCAGATGCGGGTCGAAATCAAGAAACTGCATCAGAAAGTCGGCTCGACGGTGATCTATGTCACCCATGACCAGATCGAGGCGATGACCCTTGCCGACCGCATCGTGATCATGCGCGATGGTCATATCGTCCAGGTCGGAACCCCGCTTGATGTGTTCGAAAACCCGGTCAACACCTTCGTCGCGACCTTTATCGGCTCGCCGCCGATGAACCTGCTGTCAGGTGTGGTGAAGGGCGATCAACTGGGCCTTTCGGATGGCACAGTGATCCCGCTGCCGCCGGGGGTGAAACTGGCGGATGGGCGCCGCGTGCAGCTTGGCATCCGCGCCGACAATATCATGCCCGAGGGGCACGCGCTGCCCCCCACCGCCCATATGGCGCATGTCGATATGAAAGTGACCCTGTCCGAGCCGCTCGGGACCGAAACGGTGGTCTATGCCCAGCTCGCCGGCAGCGAGATCCAGGCCAAGATGCTGAACCCGCGCCCGCTTGTCCCCGGCGAAGTGCTGCGCTTTGGCATCGCGCTCGACAAATGCCACCTCTTTGATGCTGACACCGGCCTTAATCTGAAAGCGTGA
- a CDS encoding carbohydrate ABC transporter permease, which yields MTRAKLPPWLLLLMPAFLILAAVVLVPLLLSLYSSFTPYHLTRPETLWKINFPFNYEKALTDPGFWKAFGRTVLLLTIALNLEMLLGLGLALMVAKVRRGQRTLRTMMMFPMMFSPILVGFMFKFIFNDNVGLVNNALQSMGLASTAIPWLVDGNLALFAIICAEVWMSTSVFAILILAGLFALPQDPLEAAKVDGCTPWQSFRYVTLPFLMPFIYIAMAIRSLDVARAYDIVQVMTGGGPAKRTELLWTMIGRTGYVDARMGYANAMGYIAILLSIAFTVYFFLKLQRARRELGMGD from the coding sequence ATGACCCGCGCCAAGCTTCCACCCTGGCTTCTCCTGCTCATGCCCGCCTTCCTGATCCTGGCGGCGGTGGTGCTGGTGCCGCTTTTGCTGTCTCTGTATTCCAGTTTCACGCCCTATCACCTGACCCGTCCCGAGACGCTGTGGAAGATCAACTTCCCCTTCAACTATGAGAAGGCGCTGACCGATCCGGGGTTCTGGAAGGCCTTCGGGCGCACGGTCCTTTTGCTGACCATCGCGCTGAACCTTGAGATGCTCCTGGGCCTTGGCCTTGCGCTGATGGTGGCGAAGGTGCGGCGTGGCCAGCGCACTTTGCGCACCATGATGATGTTCCCGATGATGTTCTCGCCCATTCTGGTGGGCTTCATGTTCAAGTTCATCTTCAACGACAACGTTGGCCTCGTGAACAACGCGCTGCAATCCATGGGGCTTGCCTCGACCGCGATCCCCTGGCTGGTTGATGGCAACCTGGCGCTCTTCGCGATCATCTGTGCCGAAGTCTGGATGAGCACCTCTGTCTTCGCGATCCTGATCCTTGCGGGCCTTTTCGCCCTGCCGCAGGATCCGCTGGAAGCCGCGAAAGTCGATGGCTGCACACCCTGGCAGAGCTTTCGCTATGTGACTTTGCCCTTCCTGATGCCCTTCATCTATATCGCCATGGCGATCCGCTCGCTCGACGTCGCCCGCGCCTATGACATCGTGCAGGTGATGACCGGCGGCGGCCCGGCCAAACGGACCGAGCTGTTATGGACCATGATCGGGCGCACCGGCTATGTCGATGCCCGCATGGGGTATGCGAATGCGATGGGCTATATCGCGATCCTGCTCTCGATTGCCTTCACCGTTTACTTCTTCCTCAAGCTGCAACGCGCGCGGCGTGAGCTGGGCATGGGGGACTGA
- a CDS encoding carbohydrate ABC transporter permease — protein MASASQHRLRKRLLKTGHFIGLFLAMCVICIPGLWVVLNSFRPTVEIMAKPPVWIPNELNLDHYRAMFGGAGQGGIPVWTYFTNSLIISVTSTVIALLVGMAGGYAFARYKFKGKGMTFVMLMATRAVPGVALSLPVFIIFGRTGLIDTHLGMILVYVAMNVPFTIWLIDGFFRQVPKELAEAAEIDGCTRWQAFWKVEFPVARAGIASAGIFAFLTSWNEYALASQLTRSVSSKTMPVGLLDFTSQFTLNWGGMCALAVLMIIPALILTFLVQKHLIAGLTFGGVKG, from the coding sequence ATGGCATCCGCCTCGCAACACCGTCTGCGCAAACGTCTGTTGAAGACCGGCCATTTCATCGGCCTCTTCCTTGCGATGTGCGTGATCTGCATTCCCGGCCTCTGGGTGGTGCTCAACTCTTTCCGCCCGACGGTCGAGATCATGGCGAAGCCGCCGGTCTGGATCCCGAATGAGCTGAACCTTGATCATTACCGCGCCATGTTCGGCGGCGCGGGGCAGGGTGGCATCCCGGTCTGGACCTATTTTACGAACTCGCTGATCATCTCGGTCACCTCGACCGTGATCGCGCTCCTGGTGGGGATGGCGGGGGGCTACGCCTTTGCCCGCTATAAGTTCAAAGGCAAGGGCATGACTTTTGTCATGCTGATGGCCACCCGCGCGGTGCCGGGCGTGGCGCTGTCGCTGCCGGTGTTCATCATCTTCGGCCGCACCGGGCTGATCGACACCCATCTGGGCATGATCCTCGTCTATGTCGCGATGAATGTGCCCTTCACCATCTGGCTGATCGACGGATTTTTCCGCCAGGTGCCGAAAGAACTGGCCGAGGCTGCTGAGATAGACGGCTGCACCCGCTGGCAGGCCTTCTGGAAGGTGGAATTCCCGGTCGCCCGCGCCGGTATCGCAAGCGCCGGCATCTTCGCCTTCCTGACGTCGTGGAACGAATATGCCCTGGCCTCGCAGCTGACGCGGTCGGTGTCGTCCAAGACGATGCCGGTCGGACTTCTCGACTTCACCTCGCAATTCACCCTGAACTGGGGCGGCATGTGCGCCCTTGCGGTCCTGATGATCATCCCTGCGCTGATCCTGACCTTCCTCGTTCAGAAACATCTGATCGCCGGCCTGACCTTCGGCGGCGTGAAAGGATAA
- a CDS encoding sugar ABC transporter substrate-binding protein, which produces MKGFGAGSVLALLAGFGFAPAAMAEGEFAGVTVEAKLIGGQQYEALYSRIADWEKATGATVKIISQKNHFELDKEYKADIAAGTTGWCVGSNHSSFASQYPNLFTDLTPLIAADAIAGFVPANITAATIGGKLVMLPRAQFDVSALYYQKSLYADPAKAEAFKAKYGYDLAPPETWDQFREQAEFFADPPNFYGTQYAGKDEAINGRFYELIVANGGKIFNDDWSPAFNSDAGKESLQWFVDLYKAGAVPPGTTNYLWDDLGNGFASGTIALNLDWPGWSGFFNDPAASKVAGNVGVAPAPKGSAGVRTGWSGFHGFSVTETCANKEAAASLVDFLTNEDSQKLESAPGPLPSRTAVWDYIIEQAKDDPYKSEVLAAFQETALTAFPVPPTPYWIESGNLIFPELQAAILGDKTVDQALEDASNAVDELMQENGVY; this is translated from the coding sequence ATGAAGGGATTCGGGGCCGGTTCTGTACTGGCACTGCTCGCAGGCTTCGGTTTCGCACCGGCTGCCATGGCCGAGGGCGAATTCGCCGGCGTCACGGTCGAGGCCAAGCTGATCGGAGGCCAGCAATATGAGGCGCTTTACAGCCGCATTGCCGACTGGGAAAAAGCGACCGGGGCCACGGTCAAAATCATCAGTCAGAAAAACCATTTCGAGCTGGATAAAGAATACAAGGCCGATATCGCCGCCGGGACCACCGGCTGGTGCGTGGGGTCGAACCATTCGTCCTTTGCCTCGCAATATCCGAACCTGTTCACTGATCTGACGCCGCTGATCGCCGCAGATGCGATCGCAGGCTTCGTGCCGGCCAATATCACCGCCGCCACCATCGGGGGCAAACTGGTGATGCTGCCGCGGGCGCAATTCGATGTCTCGGCGCTTTATTACCAGAAATCGCTCTATGCCGATCCGGCCAAAGCCGAGGCCTTCAAGGCGAAATACGGCTATGATCTTGCCCCGCCCGAAACCTGGGATCAGTTCCGCGAACAGGCCGAATTCTTTGCCGATCCGCCGAATTTCTATGGCACGCAATATGCGGGCAAGGATGAGGCGATCAATGGCCGTTTCTATGAGCTGATCGTCGCCAATGGCGGTAAGATATTCAATGATGACTGGTCGCCCGCCTTCAACTCGGATGCAGGCAAAGAATCGCTGCAATGGTTCGTCGATCTCTACAAGGCCGGTGCGGTTCCTCCGGGCACCACCAACTATCTCTGGGACGATCTCGGAAACGGGTTTGCTTCGGGCACCATCGCGCTGAATCTCGACTGGCCGGGCTGGTCGGGCTTTTTCAATGATCCTGCGGCCTCGAAAGTCGCGGGCAATGTCGGAGTTGCTCCGGCCCCGAAAGGCTCGGCAGGGGTGCGGACCGGCTGGTCCGGCTTCCACGGCTTCTCGGTCACCGAAACCTGCGCCAATAAAGAGGCCGCAGCCTCGCTGGTCGATTTCCTGACCAATGAAGACAGCCAGAAGCTGGAATCCGCGCCCGGCCCGCTGCCGTCGCGCACCGCGGTCTGGGATTACATCATCGAGCAGGCCAAGGACGATCCCTACAAGTCCGAGGTTCTTGCCGCCTTCCAGGAAACGGCGCTGACCGCTTTCCCGGTGCCACCGACGCCTTACTGGATCGAATCCGGCAACCTGATCTTCCCGGAACTGCAGGCCGCGATCCTTGGCGACAAGACAGTGGACCAGGCGCTGGAAGATGCCTCGAATGCGGTTGACGAGCTGATGCAGGAAAACGGCGTCTACTGA
- the dhbA gene encoding 2,3-dihydro-2,3-dihydroxybenzoate dehydrogenase: MRLTGFEGALALVTGAGGGIGRAVVQLLLDAGARVVATDLAAPDLPAQPGLSCLSLDVADATAVGRLVAETEARHGPVRFGISVAGVLATGLVTETSDADWRRVFSVNTDGVFHLTRALARVMGPRGEGALVAVSSNAAGVPRYGMAAYAASKAAATMYMRTLGMELAPLGIRCNIVAPGSTRTPMQTGMWADASGEARVIAGIQEQFKPGIPLGKIAEPDDVANAVMFLLSDQAGHVTMADLYVDGGATQQA, translated from the coding sequence ATGCGGCTCACGGGGTTTGAGGGCGCGCTTGCGCTGGTGACGGGCGCGGGCGGCGGCATTGGCCGCGCGGTGGTGCAGCTTTTGCTTGATGCCGGGGCGCGGGTGGTGGCGACGGATCTTGCGGCGCCCGATCTGCCGGCGCAGCCGGGGCTCAGCTGCCTTTCGCTTGATGTCGCGGATGCCACCGCCGTCGGACGGCTGGTCGCCGAAACCGAAGCCCGGCACGGCCCGGTGCGGTTCGGGATTTCGGTTGCCGGGGTGCTGGCGACCGGCCTCGTGACCGAGACCTCCGATGCCGACTGGCGGCGGGTGTTTTCCGTGAATACTGACGGCGTGTTCCACCTCACGCGCGCGCTGGCGCGGGTGATGGGGCCAAGGGGCGAGGGCGCGCTGGTCGCGGTCTCGTCAAACGCCGCCGGGGTGCCGCGCTATGGCATGGCGGCCTATGCCGCGTCAAAGGCGGCCGCGACGATGTATATGCGCACGCTCGGGATGGAGCTCGCGCCGCTCGGCATCCGCTGCAATATCGTCGCGCCGGGTTCGACCCGCACGCCGATGCAGACCGGCATGTGGGCCGATGCCAGCGGCGAGGCCCGGGTGATTGCGGGCATCCAGGAGCAGTTCAAACCCGGCATCCCGCTTGGCAAGATCGCCGAGCCCGATGATGTCGCCAATGCGGTGATGTTCCTGCTGTCAGATCAGGCAGGTCACGTCACCATGGCCGATCTCTATGTGGATGGCGGCGCCACACAACAGGCCTGA
- a CDS encoding amidohydrolase, producing the protein MIFDTHLHLLDRSRLCYPWLTGAPALDRDWSYSDYETVARRSGITDVLHMEVDVAEDQIGAETAFVADLMARPDSLIRGAISSARPEAAGFAAWLDARDRRVVRGIRRVLHVMPDDLSEQSLFRENIRRLGPAGLPFDLCLLARQLPLGAHLADAAPETIFVLDHCGVPDIAGGAFAPWAAAITDLARRPNVMIKLSGITAYGPPDWSLATLTPWVDHVLETFGPARMVWGSDSPVCTLQSGLAEWVAASQALLAGLSGAERHAILAGNARQIWMSDSGK; encoded by the coding sequence ATGATCTTCGACACCCATCTTCACCTGCTGGACCGCAGCCGGCTCTGCTATCCCTGGCTCACGGGGGCACCGGCGCTGGACCGCGACTGGAGCTATTCCGATTATGAGACCGTGGCGCGGCGCAGCGGCATCACCGATGTGCTGCATATGGAAGTCGATGTGGCCGAGGATCAGATCGGGGCCGAAACCGCTTTCGTCGCGGATCTGATGGCGCGGCCCGACAGCCTGATCCGGGGCGCGATCTCTTCGGCACGGCCCGAGGCTGCGGGCTTCGCCGCCTGGCTTGACGCCCGGGACCGGCGGGTGGTCAGGGGGATCCGCCGCGTGTTGCATGTGATGCCCGATGATCTGTCTGAGCAAAGCCTCTTTCGCGAGAATATCCGTCGTCTTGGCCCCGCCGGCCTGCCCTTTGATCTGTGCCTTCTGGCGCGGCAATTGCCGCTGGGCGCGCACCTCGCAGATGCGGCGCCGGAAACCATATTCGTGCTCGACCATTGCGGCGTTCCCGATATCGCGGGCGGCGCCTTTGCCCCTTGGGCGGCGGCGATCACCGATCTGGCCCGGCGGCCGAATGTGATGATCAAACTCTCGGGCATCACGGCCTATGGCCCGCCAGACTGGAGCCTCGCGACCCTCACCCCCTGGGTCGATCATGTGCTGGAAACCTTCGGCCCGGCGCGGATGGTCTGGGGGTCGGACAGCCCGGTCTGCACACTGCAATCGGGGCTGGCGGAATGGGTTGCGGCAAGCCAGGCCCTGCTTGCTGGGCTGAGCGGGGCAGAACGCCACGCGATCCTTGCCGGCAATGCGCGGCAGATCTGGATGTCAGACAGCGGCAAATAA
- a CDS encoding DHA2 family efflux MFS transporter permease subunit, with the protein MSAPIAIPAEPEMTPRRVAAFLVMVFGMFMAILDIQIVSASLPEIQAGLGASSDEISWVQTSYLIAEVIMIPLSGFLGRMMSTRYLFALSAAGFTAASFLCATSGSINEMILWRGVQGFLGGGMIPSVFAAAFTIFPPSKRNIVSPMIGLVATLAPTVGPTVGGYLSHALSWHWLFLVNVPAGIAVTLGVLALVDFDEPDWSLFQKFDWTGLVALAAFLGAMEYVLEEGPNNDWFQDEAVAILFVVMVVGGITTFWRAFTRDEPVVDFSAFTNTNFAVGSVFSFVMGIGLYGMTYLYPLYLSSVRGYDSLMIGETVFVSGLAMFMTAPLAGFLGSKIDLRVMLLLGFIGFGTSSWMLTHMTADWDFNELFWPQVLRGISLMICMVPINNLALGTLPPAKMKSASGLYNLMRNLGGAVGLAMINTILTDRRALHTARLDEAVNWANPEALRQLEMMRQNLVANGLNPDGALAQMAGKVAGQAAIMSFIDIFTLLTFLFMGLAVMALAMRPPARAGGGGGGGH; encoded by the coding sequence ATGTCCGCCCCCATCGCAATCCCGGCAGAGCCGGAGATGACGCCGCGCCGGGTCGCGGCGTTTCTGGTCATGGTCTTCGGGATGTTCATGGCCATCCTCGACATCCAGATCGTCTCGGCCTCGCTGCCCGAGATCCAGGCCGGGCTCGGGGCCTCGTCGGATGAAATCTCCTGGGTGCAGACCTCTTATCTGATCGCCGAAGTGATCATGATCCCGCTGTCCGGGTTCCTCGGGCGGATGATGTCGACACGTTATCTGTTTGCTTTGTCGGCGGCGGGGTTCACGGCCGCATCGTTCCTTTGTGCGACATCAGGCTCGATCAATGAAATGATCCTGTGGCGTGGCGTGCAGGGCTTCCTGGGTGGCGGCATGATCCCATCGGTCTTCGCGGCGGCTTTCACCATTTTCCCGCCCTCGAAACGCAATATCGTTTCGCCGATGATCGGGCTTGTAGCGACGCTTGCGCCGACCGTCGGCCCGACCGTGGGCGGCTATCTGAGCCATGCGCTGTCCTGGCACTGGCTGTTCCTCGTCAATGTCCCCGCCGGGATCGCGGTGACGCTTGGCGTGCTTGCGCTCGTGGATTTCGACGAGCCCGACTGGTCTTTGTTCCAGAAATTCGACTGGACCGGGCTGGTGGCGCTGGCCGCGTTCCTCGGTGCGATGGAATATGTGCTGGAGGAAGGCCCGAACAATGACTGGTTCCAGGACGAGGCGGTCGCGATCCTTTTCGTGGTGATGGTCGTGGGCGGTATCACCACCTTCTGGCGGGCTTTTACCCGCGACGAGCCGGTGGTCGATTTCTCGGCCTTTACCAACACGAATTTCGCGGTTGGGTCGGTGTTTTCCTTTGTGATGGGGATCGGCCTTTACGGCATGACCTATCTCTACCCGCTCTACCTGTCTTCGGTCCGGGGCTATGACAGTCTGATGATCGGCGAGACAGTATTTGTGTCTGGCCTTGCGATGTTCATGACCGCGCCGCTGGCGGGGTTTCTGGGATCAAAGATCGACCTGCGGGTCATGCTGCTTCTGGGCTTTATCGGCTTTGGCACCTCGTCCTGGATGCTGACCCATATGACCGCCGACTGGGATTTCAACGAGCTTTTCTGGCCGCAGGTGCTGCGGGGGATCTCGCTGATGATCTGCATGGTGCCGATCAACAACCTGGCACTTGGCACGCTGCCGCCGGCCAAGATGAAATCCGCCTCGGGGCTTTACAACCTGATGCGCAACCTCGGCGGCGCCGTGGGTCTTGCGATGATCAACACCATCCTGACCGACCGGCGCGCGCTGCACACGGCGCGGCTTGACGAGGCGGTGAACTGGGCCAATCCCGAGGCGCTGCGCCAGCTTGAGATGATGCGTCAGAACCTTGTCGCCAATGGGCTGAACCCGGATGGCGCGCTGGCGCAGATGGCGGGGAAAGTGGCGGGCCAGGCGGCGATCATGTCCTTCATCGACATTTTCACGCTGCTGACCTTCCTATTTATGGGGCTTGCCGTCATGGCGCTGGCGATGCGGCCTCCGGCCCGGGCCGGAGGGGGAGGCGGGGGCGGGCATTGA
- a CDS encoding isochorismatase family protein, producing the protein MAGLPQIAPYPLPYGAEIPPSRGPWQLVPARAALLIHDMQRYFLRPYAPGESPIAPAIANIAKLATAARAAGLPVFYTAQHGNQDRRDRGLQADLWGPGMSAEPDHQAIIPELAPEDRDFVLVKHRYSAFQRSNLEQLMRVRGRDQLIICGVYAHIGCMMTAGEAFQRDIEPFMAADALADFSREDHDMALKWVAGRCGVVQDTETLIAAITSGKGA; encoded by the coding sequence ATGGCCGGCCTGCCGCAGATTGCACCCTATCCGCTGCCGTATGGCGCGGAGATCCCGCCCTCGCGCGGGCCCTGGCAGCTGGTGCCCGCCCGTGCGGCGCTTCTGATCCATGACATGCAGCGCTATTTCCTGCGTCCCTATGCGCCGGGGGAGAGCCCGATTGCGCCCGCCATCGCCAATATAGCAAAACTCGCCACCGCCGCCCGTGCCGCCGGTCTTCCGGTTTTCTATACTGCGCAGCACGGCAATCAGGACCGCCGCGACCGTGGCCTTCAGGCCGATCTCTGGGGGCCTGGCATGTCGGCAGAGCCCGACCATCAGGCGATCATCCCGGAACTTGCGCCCGAAGACCGGGATTTCGTGCTGGTCAAACACCGCTATTCGGCCTTTCAGCGTTCGAACCTTGAGCAGCTGATGCGGGTCCGGGGGCGGGACCAGCTGATCATCTGCGGCGTCTATGCCCATATCGGCTGTATGATGACCGCAGGCGAAGCCTTCCAGCGTGATATCGAACCCTTCATGGCTGCCGATGCGCTTGCGGATTTCAGCCGCGAGGACCATGACATGGCCCTGAAATGGGTGGCGGGGCGCTGTGGCGTGGTGCAGGACACCGAAACGCTGATTGCGGCGATCACCTCGGGAAAAGGGGCATAG